CACAATTGTTAGCAAGGCCTATTGTACCAACATGATCTTATGACGCTACTCACTTCAAGAAACAGAAAAATTTCGTATAGTAACATGCAGCTCACCTGAGCATAACGCGGTGCTCAACATGAAGACGATCGCCTCAGACAAGGCTGCGTCTGCTGGTACTCCTCAAGGGCGATCATTCCCAGATGGGTCGGGTCGTCGAGCATCGCCTTGGCCACGAGGTAGCCGGCGATGGACCACGTCTGGAACTTGCGCGCCTGCTTCCCCACGTACCGCCCCAGCTTTCCGTCATAGTACTCGGGCCAGCTGTCCTTCAACATCCTGCTCTCCGCCAGCTCAATCGCACGTCGCGCCATTTGAGGCCGCCCCGTCTTGATGCATGCAGCCGTGAATACCCACAGAAGCACTGTAAGGAAGCAGTGCGAGGTAAAGATAATATCATTAGAGTCCACTGAGATTAATTATGTGCATGAGTTAAAAGTAGCCAATTTGCAAACAGTGCAAAAACTGGATTTTGCACACACATTTTGAAGATAGACCTCAAATGCTGTGTGGCAAAATAATAAGCTCTTTAGCACAATTATTTTGCATTAACTATAACTATTTATATGCCTTTTGTTGAAGAATAAATACAACAGTTGGAATAGGCTTGtcaacggaactcaaaaaatGAAGTGCTACCAGCATGGATGCCAAAGATGATCAGCTTCAGTTGGTGTGAATGGTATTTCctaaatacaaataatttttcacGCTGAAACTTTAGAGTGAATACTTACTCAGCAAGCAGTTTTTTTCTCTGCTTCCTGTATCTCAAATTTCAGAGAGTTACAACCACTTTATCGATAGAACACACGAGCTTTCTCCAAGAAGCACTTAAAATAGGTCATATCAAATATTGTGAATGTTTGTTAGCTATGTTATCAAATTATCAGACTGGTATTTTTATTGATCATTTTTTCCATTTAAAATACTGTGACACTATATAGTTATCGAGACTCTCACCTGGCCAAGAGCCTCCATTATGATAGCTCCACCTAGTATTCTTTGGATCGCACCCAGTGGTGATTTGCCAGTCATGACCTTCTATGGCTGGATAGCAAACTTTCAAAGGCATTTCCCCAATCAACTCTGTCCATCTTGCCTCAAAAAGATCCATTATGGCTGCAGCTTGTTCTGGAGTTGCCAATGAGGATAAAATCGCAAGGCAGTTTCCCAAGCAGAACCAGCGGAAGTCCATTCTGGCAGGACTGACATTCCCAATGAAGTAACCACCCTGATTCGGCATAAAATCGAATACCCATTCAGGGAGAGAATCGGGCATCACATTAAATTTGTTCACGGCAGTGTGAGAGTACTCCTCTGTCTTGTAACGGTAAATGACATTAAGCTGATGAAAGTCAAGCCAGAAGTAAGTTCGTAAGTGATAGCTTAGGGCTTGAAGCCGTTTTGTAATTGGTTCCACAAATAGCTTTCCCTCATTGTCTTGCTTTAGCATAATCAATGCACATCTTAGGGCCATAAAGAATAGAGCTTGTATTTCAATTGGATAACCATAAATTCCCTGCACATACGGATTTCGATCAGCACAGAAGTAAAACACTTAAAGAATTCTCTTCAACAGAATGCGACCCATTTCACATGGTTAGGATCATTTGACAGCAAAGGGATAAACAATGCATGGAAATTAATAAATGTTAAACATCTAAAACAATGCACCGGACACCACAACACCTCATTCTATTTGTCATTTATCAGAACAATGTGCACCAAAATCAATTCAATTTTTCTCCCTCTTCAGGGTCAGTTCATTCTAAA
This genomic window from Ananas comosus cultivar F153 linkage group 3, ASM154086v1, whole genome shotgun sequence contains:
- the LOC109707110 gene encoding probable alkaline/neutral invertase F, translating into MLPSANMDSPPISDNKMDEPSPSVAESALSKFEDRTRLLNIERHVSCEAKSFLDISLASRSHHYISKHLENVRIEDVPEDVGSPVKGSFSNTPNLNSFDTHLIRTEAWEALKRSLVYYRGQPVGTIAAADHSEDALNYNQVFVRDFIPSGLAFLMNGEPEIVKNFLLTTLRLQLWEKMIDKFKLGAGVMPASFKVLRNPITHREELLADFGGSAIGRVAPVDSVFWWIILLRAYTKSTGDSSLAEMPDCQRGMRLILMLCLSDGFDTFPTLLCADGCCMVDRRMGIYGYPIEIQALFFMALRCALIMLKQDNEGKLFVEPITKRLQALSYHLRTYFWLDFHQLNVIYRYKTEEYSHTAVNKFNVMPDSLPEWVFDFMPNQGGYFIGNVSPARMDFRWFCLGNCLAILSSLATPEQAAAIMDLFEARWTELIGEMPLKVCYPAIEGHDWQITTGCDPKNTRWSYHNGGSWPVLLWVFTAACIKTGRPQMARRAIELAESRMLKDSWPEYYDGKLGRYVGKQARKFQTWSIAGYLVAKAMLDDPTHLGMIALEEYQQTQPCLRRSSSC